One region of Neisseria mucosa genomic DNA includes:
- a CDS encoding choline transporter, whose translation MSFIFFGIAARSHYVLSARKSRADYTLGTRTNKGRLKFGFHDENLFRRPFLVINIKQTNVPQRGRFWL comes from the coding sequence ATGTCCTTTATCTTTTTCGGGATTGCGGCGCGCAGCCACTATGTTTTGTCAGCCCGAAAATCACGCGCCGATTATACGCTGGGAACACGGACAAACAAAGGTCGTCTGAAATTCGGTTTTCACGATGAAAACCTTTTCAGACGACCGTTTTTAGTTATAAACATCAAGCAAACGAATGTTCCGCAGCGGGGAAGGTTTTGGCTTTGA
- the panB gene encoding 3-methyl-2-oxobutanoate hydroxymethyltransferase — protein MITVNTLQKMKAEGEKIAMLTAYESSFAALMDNAGVDVLLVGDSLGMTVQGRKSTLPVSLRDMCYHTENVARGTENAMIVSDLPFGAYQQSKEQAFAAAAELMAAGAHMVKLEGGVWMAETTEFLQMRGIPVCAHIGLTPQSVFAFGGYKVQGRGDKAEALLADAKAHDQAGAAIVLMECVPAELAKKVTETVSCPTIGIGAGVDCDGQVLVMHDMLGIFPGKTAKFVKNFMQGKDSIQAAVEAYVHEVKAKTFPAAEHSFA, from the coding sequence ATGATTACTGTGAACACACTGCAAAAGATGAAGGCAGAAGGCGAAAAAATCGCCATGCTGACCGCCTATGAATCCAGCTTTGCCGCGTTGATGGATAACGCCGGAGTCGATGTTTTGCTGGTGGGCGATTCCTTGGGCATGACCGTGCAGGGGCGAAAATCCACGCTGCCCGTCAGCCTGCGCGATATGTGTTACCACACCGAAAACGTCGCGCGCGGTACGGAAAACGCGATGATTGTCAGCGACTTGCCTTTCGGTGCGTATCAGCAGAGTAAAGAACAGGCGTTTGCCGCCGCTGCCGAACTGATGGCGGCAGGCGCGCATATGGTCAAACTTGAAGGCGGCGTTTGGATGGCGGAAACCACCGAATTCCTGCAAATGCGCGGCATTCCCGTCTGCGCCCATATCGGCTTGACCCCGCAGTCCGTGTTTGCGTTTGGCGGATATAAAGTGCAAGGGCGGGGCGATAAGGCGGAAGCCTTGTTGGCAGATGCGAAAGCACACGACCAAGCGGGTGCTGCCATCGTATTGATGGAATGCGTGCCGGCGGAATTGGCGAAAAAAGTAACCGAAACCGTCTCTTGCCCGACCATAGGCATCGGCGCAGGTGTGGATTGCGACGGACAAGTTTTGGTCATGCACGATATGCTCGGCATTTTTCCGGGCAAAACTGCCAAATTCGTCAAAAATTTCATGCAGGGCAAAGACAGCATCCAAGCCGCCGTTGAAGCCTATGTCCATGAAGTCAAAGCCAAAACCTTCCCCGCTGCGGAACATTCGTTTGCTTGA